One window from the genome of Hydractinia symbiolongicarpus strain clone_291-10 chromosome 1, HSymV2.1, whole genome shotgun sequence encodes:
- the LOC130619068 gene encoding uncharacterized protein LOC130619068, producing the protein MNNIPTIVPKTIAPTPVKKRNTMTSLGLKRKLPSPEKPKDPELTVEEALQQEIQKLEATIANMKVEITKKEKSLLAEINSLQTEVDENKFTVDRFKHTTAHFKFYTGFESYQMFKLVLEYLQPAADSQIYWGSNTNIENTKTYNGKRGRSRATTAETEFFMILIRLRCGFPIEDMAIRFNMSTSNVSRIFITWIDFLHTQLGVLPIWASKRTVAETMPKCFKDLYPTTRVIIDCTEIFTEMPSSYRSESATFSSYKHRNTAKGLVGIAPSGAVTFVSDLYAGRSSDKKLLDTVEF; encoded by the coding sequence ATGAACAATATTCCAACGATTGTACCAAAAACTATAGCACCTACAccggttaaaaaaagaaacaccaTGACTAGTCTTGGTTTAAAAAGAAAGCTACCTTCCCCTGAAAAACCTAAAGATCCTGAGCTGACTGTAGAAGAGGCATTACAGCAAGAGATTCAAAAATTGGAAGCCACCATAGCTAATATGAAagttgaaataacaaaaaaggaaaaatcatTATTAGCAGAGATAAATTCTTTACAAacagaagttgatgaaaataaatttacagtGGACAGATTTAAACACACCActgcacattttaaattttacactgGTTTTGAAAGCTACCAAATGTTTAAACTTGTACTTGAATATTTACAACCAGCTGCTGACTCTCAAATATACTGGGGATCAAATACTAACATTGAAAACACAAAAACCTATAATGGTAAACGTGGGCGATCCAGAGCTACAACAGCtgaaacagaattttttatgattCTTATTAGACTTCGCTGTGGATTTCCTATTGAAGATATGGCAATACGATTTAACATGTCGACTAGTAATGTAAGTCGAATATTCATTACTTGGATAGACTTTTTGCACACTCAACTGGGAGTACTTCCTATATGGGCTTCAAAAAGAACAGTAGCAGAGACAATgccaaaatgttttaaagatttatatcCCACAACACGTGTTATAATAGACTGTACAGAAATATTTACAGAGATGCCATCTTCATACCGCAGCGAATCAGCTACTTTTTCCAGCTATAAACATCGTAACACAGCTAAAGGATTGGTAGGGATTGCACCAAGTGGAGCAGTTACATTCGTATCTGATTTATATGCTGGAAGAAGTAGTGACAAAAAATTACTCGACACTgtggaattttaa